One genomic region from Actinocatenispora thailandica encodes:
- a CDS encoding TetR/AcrR family transcriptional regulator: protein MLDACAELVDELGYDGLSTTLLAERAGVAIGSVYQFFPDKRAVVQAVTVRNLETYLQRISRRFTEGGFEHWWDGVDAVIDEYVEMQRGTPGFRGLHFGDIVDTHLLDENRDNNDVIVGKLRDVLVERFELVADERLDFALAIAVETGDALIKLAFRRTPDGDAAVITEAKALIRQYLAGYVTV from the coding sequence ATGCTCGACGCCTGCGCCGAACTGGTCGACGAACTCGGCTACGACGGGCTGAGCACCACGCTGCTCGCCGAACGCGCCGGCGTCGCCATCGGCTCGGTCTACCAGTTCTTCCCGGACAAGCGCGCCGTCGTGCAGGCGGTCACCGTCCGCAACCTGGAGACGTACCTGCAGCGCATCTCCCGCCGGTTCACCGAGGGCGGCTTCGAGCACTGGTGGGACGGCGTCGACGCGGTCATCGACGAGTACGTGGAGATGCAGCGCGGCACGCCCGGCTTCCGCGGCCTGCACTTCGGCGACATCGTCGACACCCACCTGCTCGACGAGAACCGCGACAACAACGACGTCATCGTCGGCAAGCTGCGCGACGTGCTGGTCGAACGGTTCGAGCTGGTCGCCGACGAGCGGCTCGACTTCGCCCTGGCGATCGCGGTGGAGACCGGCGACGCGCTGATCAAGCTCGCCTTCCGCCGGACCCCGGACGGCGACGCCGCGGTGATCACCGAGGCCAAGGCGCTGATCCGGCAGTACCTCGCGGGCTACGTCACCGTCTGA
- a CDS encoding Uma2 family endonuclease has translation MAASTDRGVAGEGFTVETAEGLLPPGTRFELHEGNILVMTPAAQWHSDVQMRVVQMLRERGLVAGMEVGVEIAPEETRVLDVGVFKGQRDLHKAYFSADQIALAVEVVSPSTAQNDFRDKPILYAKLGIPAFWRITENEDDEGNITDYIVELFVLDEKGRYALERTASLDDLEAEDGEPS, from the coding sequence ATGGCAGCGTCGACCGATCGCGGAGTTGCGGGCGAGGGGTTCACTGTGGAGACCGCCGAGGGATTGCTCCCTCCCGGTACCCGTTTCGAACTCCATGAGGGAAACATCCTCGTGATGACCCCGGCAGCACAGTGGCACTCCGATGTCCAGATGCGTGTCGTGCAGATGCTCCGAGAGCGTGGTCTCGTTGCCGGCATGGAAGTCGGTGTCGAGATCGCTCCAGAGGAAACCCGCGTCCTCGACGTCGGTGTGTTCAAGGGGCAGCGCGACCTGCACAAGGCTTATTTCAGTGCCGATCAGATCGCGCTGGCGGTCGAGGTGGTGTCGCCGAGCACCGCGCAGAACGACTTTCGGGACAAGCCGATCCTGTACGCGAAGCTGGGCATTCCAGCGTTCTGGCGGATCACCGAGAACGAGGACGACGAGGGGAACATCACCGACTACATCGTTGAGCTGTTCGTACTCGACGAGAAGGGGCGGTACGCGCTGGAGCGGACCGCATCGCTGGACGACCTGGAGGCCGAGGACGGCGAGCCGAGCTGA
- a CDS encoding amino acid deaminase/aldolase: protein MEQRSSRALRDRLDAATAELDPPFAVVDLAAFDANAAELRSRAAGRPIRVASKSVRCRALLTRALAEPGFAGIMAFTLPEAVWLARAGHPDVLVAYPSVHRAALAELADEALAERVTVMIDAPEQLDLIDSVLPARRPPVRVCLELDASWRPLLGAAHIGVRRSPLHSPAQLARAARAVVARPGFRLVGLMAYEAHIAGLQDHPPGRPLYGALLRRIQRVSRAELAARRAAAVAAVRQVTELEFVNGGGTGSVHSTAAEPAVTEIAAGSGLYGPVTFDGYAAWRPHPAAFFALPVVRRPAPGVVTVLGGGWVASGVPRADRLPRPTLPAGLRYVGTEGAGEVQTPLTGPGVSELTVGDRVWFRHAKAGELCEHVDELHLVDGDRIVDTVPTYRGEGHAFL, encoded by the coding sequence ATGGAGCAACGGTCGAGCCGGGCGCTGCGGGACCGGCTGGACGCGGCGACCGCCGAGCTGGATCCGCCGTTCGCGGTGGTCGACCTGGCGGCGTTCGACGCCAACGCGGCGGAGCTGCGGTCCCGGGCCGCGGGCCGGCCGATCCGGGTGGCGAGCAAGTCGGTGCGCTGCCGGGCGCTGCTGACCCGGGCACTGGCCGAACCGGGGTTCGCCGGCATCATGGCGTTCACCCTGCCGGAGGCGGTGTGGCTGGCCCGGGCCGGCCACCCCGACGTGCTCGTGGCGTACCCGAGCGTGCACCGCGCGGCGCTCGCCGAGCTGGCCGACGAGGCGCTCGCCGAGCGCGTCACGGTGATGATCGACGCACCGGAGCAGCTGGACCTGATCGACTCGGTGCTGCCGGCACGTCGCCCACCGGTACGGGTCTGCCTGGAGCTGGACGCGTCCTGGCGGCCGCTGCTCGGGGCGGCGCACATCGGGGTCCGGCGCTCCCCGCTGCACAGCCCGGCGCAGCTGGCGCGCGCCGCCCGCGCCGTCGTCGCCCGCCCCGGGTTCCGGCTGGTCGGCCTGATGGCGTACGAGGCGCACATCGCCGGTCTGCAGGACCACCCGCCGGGGCGCCCGCTGTACGGTGCGTTGCTGCGCCGCATCCAGCGCGTCTCGCGGGCCGAGCTGGCCGCCCGCCGGGCCGCCGCGGTCGCCGCGGTCCGCCAGGTCACCGAGCTGGAGTTCGTCAACGGCGGCGGCACCGGCAGCGTGCACAGCACCGCGGCCGAGCCGGCGGTCACCGAGATCGCCGCCGGTTCCGGCCTGTACGGCCCGGTCACGTTCGACGGCTACGCCGCCTGGCGCCCGCATCCGGCGGCGTTCTTCGCCCTGCCGGTGGTGCGCCGGCCGGCACCGGGCGTGGTCACCGTGCTGGGCGGCGGCTGGGTCGCTTCCGGCGTACCGCGCGCCGACCGGTTGCCGCGGCCCACCCTGCCGGCCGGGCTGCGCTACGTCGGTACCGAGGGCGCCGGCGAGGTGCAGACCCCGCTGACCGGCCCGGGGGTGTCGGAGCTGACCGTCGGCGACCGGGTCTGGTTCCGGCACGCCAAGGCCGGCGAGCTGTGCGAGCACGTCGACGAGCTGCACCTGGTCGACGGGGACCGGATCGTGGACACCGTCCCCACCTACCGCGGCGAGGGCCACGCGTTCCTCTGA
- a CDS encoding DNA polymerase III subunit delta', with the protein MTDVFDTVVGQPEAVAVLRRAASAGRPGGAPVHAMTHAWLFTGPPGSGRTDAARAFAAALQCEQGGCGTCQSCHTVLAGTHADVRFVVPDGLTIGVDAMRALVLRAQGAPSSGRWQILVIADADRLTEAASNALLKAVEEPPARTVFLLCTPSTHPDDISVTIRSRCRVVALRTPAVDAVAAALAADGRTDPATARWAAAAAQGHLGRARTLATDEVAQATRQAVLAIPRKLTSLAACFDAAGELVAATERESAGEYAELSAKERDELATALGAGGTGKGSAGAARGSAGQLKELERRQKTRATRAQRDALDRALTDLAGFYRDVLMTRLAAPVPMVHADATELTGAAAQRWAPTATLRRLTAVLECRDAIAANVKPRIAVESMMLTLWRG; encoded by the coding sequence ATGACGGACGTGTTCGACACGGTGGTGGGGCAGCCGGAGGCGGTGGCGGTACTCCGGCGCGCGGCGAGTGCCGGCCGCCCCGGCGGCGCGCCGGTGCACGCCATGACGCACGCCTGGCTGTTCACCGGGCCGCCCGGGTCCGGGCGGACGGACGCGGCCCGCGCGTTCGCCGCCGCGTTGCAGTGCGAGCAGGGCGGCTGCGGCACCTGCCAGTCCTGCCACACCGTGCTCGCCGGTACCCACGCCGACGTCCGGTTCGTGGTGCCGGACGGGCTGACGATCGGCGTCGACGCGATGCGCGCGCTCGTGCTGCGGGCGCAGGGTGCGCCGTCGTCCGGCCGGTGGCAGATCCTGGTCATCGCGGACGCCGACCGGCTCACCGAGGCGGCCAGCAACGCGCTGCTCAAGGCGGTCGAGGAGCCGCCGGCCCGGACGGTGTTCCTGCTGTGCACCCCGTCCACCCACCCGGACGACATCTCCGTGACGATCCGGTCCCGGTGCCGGGTGGTCGCGCTGCGCACCCCGGCGGTGGACGCGGTGGCAGCGGCGCTGGCCGCCGACGGCCGTACCGACCCGGCGACCGCGCGGTGGGCCGCGGCGGCGGCGCAGGGGCATCTCGGCCGGGCCCGCACGCTCGCCACCGACGAGGTCGCGCAGGCCACCCGGCAGGCGGTACTCGCCATCCCGCGCAAGCTGACCAGCCTCGCCGCCTGCTTCGACGCGGCCGGTGAGCTGGTCGCCGCGACCGAGCGGGAGAGCGCCGGCGAGTACGCGGAGCTGTCCGCGAAGGAGCGGGACGAACTGGCCACCGCGCTCGGCGCCGGCGGGACGGGGAAGGGTTCGGCCGGGGCCGCCCGGGGTTCGGCCGGGCAGCTCAAGGAGCTGGAGCGGCGACAGAAGACCCGGGCCACCCGGGCCCAGCGGGACGCCCTGGACCGGGCCCTGACCGACCTGGCCGGCTTCTACCGGGACGTGCTGATGACCCGGCTGGCCGCGCCGGTACCGATGGTGCACGCGGACGCCACCGAGCTGACCGGCGCGGCGGCGCAGCGCTGGGCGCCGACCGCGACGCTGCGCCGGCTCACCGCCGTACTGGAGTGCCGGGACGCGATCGCGGCGAACGTCAAGCCGCGGATCGCGGTCGAGTCGATGATGCTCACCCTCTGGCGGGGCTGA
- a CDS encoding NAD-binding protein has translation MPPTRRVLPISLPFGQRPRRGRIVVCGANQLAYRLVEELTTRHGESVVAIVPSIGHNRAADIAELDGVQLIESSRLDSKAFEKADLRTARSLALVADDDVGNLHAALRAQEVSPKLRLVIRMSNANLRYRIHELFADCTALHDASTAAPAFVAAALDRPAPIRLPTRTLITARRRDVPAESVVCALAGTAEPTGPLSLLPNRNRPDDLVLATADGQRERSGPRARPSYRMRQALRRSVRRGLAIAVGVLLGLVVLGIVLRVGVLGDPLGFSLYDTVLTIAGAGDPDRQYSGLEETIQAVTMIGGVALIPAITAALVDWVVRARLTAAQQTAPVYREGHVIVTGLGDVGERIVRQLDDMGERVVAIESGEHGPGVAFCRERGIPVIHGDATREDVLSQANLHSCRALVPVTSDDVTNLEIALNATATRADLRVVLRLFDADLAARVEEQFGITTSRSVAYLAAPVFAAALVERQVINTIPVGRRVLVIADLPVSAGAQLAGQAVRVGNMAGESRVIALRGKDGDWTWAPRLDRVLRTGERIMVLATRTGLGRLLAASDESAGTEDGD, from the coding sequence GTGCCGCCCACCCGACGAGTTCTGCCCATCTCGCTGCCGTTCGGGCAGCGACCCCGCCGGGGCCGCATCGTCGTGTGCGGCGCCAACCAGCTCGCCTACCGGCTGGTGGAGGAGCTGACCACCCGACACGGTGAGTCGGTCGTGGCGATCGTCCCGTCGATCGGCCACAACCGGGCCGCCGACATCGCCGAGCTGGACGGCGTGCAGCTCATCGAGTCGAGCCGGCTGGACAGCAAGGCGTTCGAGAAGGCCGACCTGCGCACCGCGCGATCGCTCGCGCTGGTCGCCGACGACGACGTCGGCAACCTGCACGCCGCGCTGCGGGCCCAGGAGGTCAGCCCGAAACTCCGGCTGGTGATCCGGATGTCCAACGCGAACCTGCGCTACCGCATCCACGAACTGTTCGCCGACTGCACCGCGCTGCACGACGCCAGTACCGCGGCGCCCGCGTTCGTCGCCGCCGCCCTCGACCGGCCGGCGCCGATCCGGCTGCCCACCCGCACCCTGATCACCGCCCGCCGCCGGGACGTACCCGCCGAGTCGGTGGTCTGCGCGCTCGCCGGCACCGCCGAACCGACCGGGCCGCTGAGCCTGCTGCCGAACCGGAACCGGCCGGACGACCTGGTCCTCGCCACCGCCGACGGGCAGCGCGAGCGGTCCGGGCCGCGGGCCCGCCCCTCGTACCGGATGCGGCAGGCGCTGCGGCGCAGCGTCCGGCGGGGCCTCGCCATCGCGGTCGGCGTGCTGCTCGGGCTGGTCGTGCTCGGCATCGTGCTGCGCGTCGGGGTGCTCGGCGACCCGCTCGGCTTCTCGCTGTACGACACGGTGCTCACCATCGCCGGCGCCGGCGACCCGGACCGGCAATACTCCGGTCTGGAGGAGACGATCCAGGCGGTCACCATGATCGGCGGTGTGGCGCTGATCCCCGCCATCACCGCGGCGCTGGTCGACTGGGTGGTGCGGGCCCGGCTGACCGCCGCCCAGCAGACCGCCCCGGTGTACCGGGAGGGCCACGTCATCGTCACCGGCCTCGGCGACGTGGGCGAACGCATCGTCCGCCAGCTCGACGACATGGGTGAGCGGGTCGTCGCGATCGAGAGCGGCGAGCACGGCCCCGGAGTGGCGTTCTGCCGCGAGCGCGGCATCCCGGTGATCCATGGCGACGCCACCCGGGAGGACGTGCTCAGCCAGGCCAACCTGCACAGCTGCCGCGCCCTCGTGCCGGTGACCAGCGACGACGTCACCAACCTGGAGATCGCGCTGAACGCCACGGCGACCCGCGCCGACCTGCGGGTGGTGCTGCGGCTGTTCGACGCGGACCTCGCCGCCCGGGTCGAGGAGCAGTTCGGGATCACCACCTCGCGCAGCGTCGCCTACCTCGCTGCGCCGGTCTTCGCCGCCGCGCTGGTGGAACGGCAGGTGATCAACACGATCCCGGTCGGCCGCCGGGTGCTGGTCATCGCCGACCTGCCGGTGTCGGCCGGCGCGCAGCTCGCCGGCCAGGCGGTACGGGTCGGCAACATGGCCGGAGAGAGCCGGGTCATCGCGCTGCGCGGCAAGGACGGCGACTGGACCTGGGCGCCCCGGCTCGACCGGGTGCTGCGGACCGGGGAGCGCATCATGGTGCTGGCCACCCGTACCGGGCTCGGCCGGCTGCTGGCCGCAAGCGACGAGTCCGCCGGCACCGAGGACGGCGACTGA
- a CDS encoding nitroreductase family protein, with protein sequence MTGYPTIPAPHFDVPEAEAIARARAFADTMARRRTIREFDDRPVPREVLTAAVRAAATAPSGANLQPWRFVVVTDPDTRRRIRMAAEAEEREFYARRASPEWLAALAPLGTDPDKPFLTDAPALIVVFEVHQGPRTPRPYYVKESVGIAVGFLLAALHQAGLATLTHTPSPMRFLTEVCGRPAEERAYVVVPVGYPAADARVPDIARKPLDDVLVEI encoded by the coding sequence ATGACCGGCTACCCGACGATCCCCGCACCGCACTTCGACGTACCGGAAGCCGAGGCGATCGCCCGCGCCCGCGCCTTCGCCGACACGATGGCGCGGCGCCGCACCATCCGCGAGTTCGACGACCGGCCGGTGCCGCGGGAGGTACTGACCGCCGCGGTCCGGGCCGCGGCCACCGCACCGAGCGGCGCGAACCTGCAACCGTGGCGATTCGTGGTGGTCACCGACCCGGACACCAGGCGGCGGATCCGGATGGCCGCCGAGGCGGAGGAACGCGAGTTCTACGCCCGGCGGGCGTCGCCGGAGTGGCTCGCCGCGCTCGCGCCGCTCGGTACCGACCCGGACAAGCCGTTCCTGACCGACGCGCCGGCGCTGATCGTGGTGTTCGAGGTGCACCAGGGGCCGCGCACGCCGCGGCCCTACTACGTCAAGGAGTCCGTCGGCATCGCGGTCGGGTTCCTGCTCGCCGCGCTGCACCAGGCGGGGCTCGCCACGCTGACCCACACACCGAGTCCGATGCGGTTCCTCACCGAGGTGTGCGGGCGGCCGGCGGAGGAACGCGCCTACGTCGTGGTGCCGGTCGGGTACCCCGCCGCCGACGCCCGGGTACCCGACATCGCACGCAAGCCGCTCGACGACGTGCTGGTGGAGATCTGA